One genomic segment of Flavobacteriaceae bacterium includes these proteins:
- a CDS encoding DUF5117 domain-containing protein codes for MKKYILFLFLTGFNCQIFPQFFQGNKNITKYEGFIDMYYDDSSDKIYLQIEHLEQEFLYVYALSEGIGSNDIGLDRGQLGKGVVVYFKKAGNKLLLIQPNQRYRALTDNIEEKKSVKEAFAKSVLFGFKIKEEKQGIYLVDATSFFMQDTHGVSNRLSARKQGNYVLDKSKSAFNTKRTKAFPKNSEIDVLLTFKGKPKDNTLRSVVPNAALVTVRQHHSLIALPDDMYKPRKFDPRSGSYGMTYLDYATPVNEPIQKRYIYRHRLEKKHPEAAVSEAVEPIIYYLDRGTPEPVRSALLDGARWWNQAFEAIGYKDAFQVKILPEGIDPLDIRYNVIQWVHRSTRGWSYGGSVSDPRTGEIIKGHVSLGSLRIRQDFLIAQALQAPYKNNDTDDAFALQMAIARIRQLAAHEVGHTLGFAHNFAASTTGRASVMDYPHPMLSLKNGKIDFSNAYDTKIGAWDKITVAYSYQNFEENEDFHLKKLLNDAFAKGLRYISDADARPKGSAHASAHLWDNGTDIINELENVLAIRKNAVKAFSADNIKSSEPYSVLEDVFVPLYFFHRYQTEAVVKIIGGLDYNYAVKGGNQTIIKRVKGKRERRTLQAILKTLDVTEIAIPEHILSLFPPRAMGYDRTRESFKSKNGVSFDPFGAVETASQMTLELVLHPQRVSRLIQHKSLDASQLGFIELLDELIKATIKKSHKKAYHQELQNVINVQVLHQLFSLSFNTEVYRQVNAIANSKIDEIYNILNDVKSKGNQKIYNRELLKMITDFRKNPKSFKKATAPKIPDGSPIGN; via the coding sequence ATGAAGAAATACATATTATTCCTATTCCTGACGGGATTTAACTGTCAGATTTTTCCACAATTTTTTCAAGGCAATAAAAATATTACCAAATACGAAGGCTTTATAGATATGTATTATGATGATAGCTCGGATAAAATATATCTACAGATTGAACATCTGGAACAGGAATTTTTATATGTATATGCGCTTTCCGAAGGGATAGGTTCCAATGATATCGGTTTGGATCGCGGGCAGCTAGGAAAAGGTGTAGTCGTATATTTTAAAAAAGCAGGAAATAAATTACTATTAATCCAGCCGAATCAGAGATACAGAGCACTTACTGACAATATTGAAGAGAAAAAATCCGTGAAAGAAGCTTTTGCAAAATCTGTCCTATTTGGATTTAAAATTAAAGAAGAAAAACAAGGAATTTATTTAGTAGATGCCACTTCCTTTTTTATGCAGGATACGCATGGTGTGAGTAACAGATTATCAGCCAGAAAGCAAGGCAATTATGTACTTGACAAATCTAAAAGTGCATTTAATACAAAAAGAACAAAGGCATTTCCTAAAAATAGTGAAATAGATGTATTATTGACCTTTAAAGGAAAACCTAAAGATAATACCCTGCGCAGTGTTGTGCCTAATGCAGCTTTGGTAACGGTACGTCAGCACCATTCTTTGATAGCATTACCTGACGATATGTACAAACCGAGAAAATTTGATCCTCGATCGGGTTCATACGGAATGACCTATTTGGATTATGCAACGCCGGTAAACGAACCTATTCAAAAAAGATATATATACAGGCATCGACTAGAAAAGAAACATCCGGAAGCAGCCGTTAGTGAAGCTGTAGAGCCCATTATCTATTATTTGGACAGAGGCACACCGGAACCTGTTAGATCTGCTTTGCTAGATGGAGCAAGGTGGTGGAATCAGGCCTTTGAAGCTATCGGATATAAAGATGCTTTTCAGGTAAAAATACTCCCTGAAGGAATAGATCCTTTGGATATACGATATAATGTTATCCAATGGGTACACAGGTCTACCAGGGGTTGGAGTTACGGAGGATCCGTATCCGATCCCAGAACCGGAGAAATTATAAAAGGGCATGTAAGTCTGGGATCGTTGAGAATACGGCAAGATTTTTTAATTGCGCAGGCATTACAGGCGCCGTATAAAAATAATGATACGGATGATGCATTTGCTCTGCAAATGGCAATTGCCAGAATACGACAGTTGGCTGCACATGAAGTAGGACATACGCTGGGCTTTGCACATAATTTTGCTGCAAGTACTACCGGCAGAGCTTCCGTTATGGATTATCCGCATCCTATGTTATCCCTTAAAAACGGTAAGATTGATTTTTCAAATGCATACGATACTAAAATAGGTGCCTGGGATAAAATAACGGTAGCCTACTCCTACCAAAATTTTGAAGAAAACGAGGATTTTCATTTAAAGAAACTCCTGAATGATGCTTTTGCAAAAGGATTGCGATATATATCAGATGCCGATGCAAGACCCAAAGGAAGTGCACACGCTTCTGCCCACCTTTGGGATAATGGTACGGATATTATTAATGAACTGGAAAATGTACTTGCTATTAGAAAAAATGCCGTCAAGGCGTTTTCTGCCGATAATATCAAGTCTTCGGAGCCATATTCGGTTTTAGAAGATGTTTTTGTTCCCTTGTATTTTTTTCACAGATATCAGACAGAAGCGGTTGTTAAAATTATTGGAGGTCTGGATTATAACTATGCTGTAAAAGGAGGTAATCAGACTATAATTAAAAGAGTGAAAGGTAAAAGAGAACGCAGGACCTTACAAGCTATTCTAAAAACACTGGATGTTACTGAAATTGCTATTCCCGAACATATTCTTTCGTTATTTCCTCCCAGGGCAATGGGATATGACAGAACCAGAGAATCTTTTAAGAGTAAAAACGGGGTTTCTTTTGATCCTTTTGGGGCTGTGGAAACAGCTTCTCAAATGACTTTAGAATTGGTATTACACCCTCAGAGAGTATCAAGATTAATACAGCATAAAAGTTTGGATGCGAGTCAATTAGGTTTTATAGAGTTATTGGATGAACTGATCAAAGCAACTATTAAAAAATCACATAAAAAAGCATATCATCAAGAACTCCAAAATGTTATCAATGTTCAGGTATTACACCAATTATTTTCTTTATCATTCAATACTGAAGTATATAGACAGGTAAACGCTATTGCTAATAGTAAAATTGATGAGATCTACAATATATTAAACGATGTCAAATCAAAAGGAAATCAAAAAATATATAATCGGGAACTGTTGAAAATGATTACTGATTTTAGAAAAAATCCTAAAAGTTTTAAAAAAGCAACTGCTCCGAAAATACCTGACGGCTCCCCAATTGGAAATTAA